A window from Primulina eburnea isolate SZY01 chromosome 2, ASM2296580v1, whole genome shotgun sequence encodes these proteins:
- the LOC140815663 gene encoding adagio protein 1-like, producing MEWDSNSESDLSSGEDEDEDEDEVEEGLGFLLRKSGGEELPFSVDALLQPANYGFVVTDALEPDNPIIYVNSGFEMVTGYLAEEVLGRNCRFLQCRGPYAKRRHPLVDPTVVAEIRRCLELGMEFRGELLNFRKDGSPMMNRLHMTPIYGEDETLTHIIAIQVFIEANLDLGPLPGLSAKESAGASELLRFKFSSHGAVSDGIRNINRGVCGIMELSDEVFALKILSRLTPRDIASVGSVCRGFYELTKNEDLWRLVCQNAWGSETTQVLETVSGAKRLGWGRLARELTTLEELAWRKLTVGGIVEPSRCNFSACAVGSRVVLFGGEGVNMQPMNDTFVLDLNSCKPEWQHFKVSSPPPGRWGHTLSCVNGSHLVLFGGCGRQGLLNDVFVLDLDAKHPTWREISSLAPPLPRSWHSSCTLDGTKLIVSGGCADSGVLLSDTFLLDLSLERPVWREIPVTWAPPSRLGHTLSVYGGRKILMFGGLAKSGPLRFRSSDVFTMDLSEEEPCWRSVTGSGMPGSGNPGGIAPPPRLDHVALSLPGGRIVVFGGSVAGLHSASQLYILDPMEEKPTWRILNVPGRPPRFVWGHSTCVVGGTRVIVLGGQTGEEWMLGELHELSLASSVI from the exons ATGGAGTGGGACAGCAACTCGGAGTCCGATCTGAGCAGCGGGGAGGACGAGGACGAGGACGAGGACGAGGTTGAAGAAGGATTAGGGTTTCTGTTGCGGAAGAGCGGTGGCGAGGAATTGCCGTTCTCTGTCGACGCTCTGTTGCAACCTGCGAATTATGGATTTGTTGTTACCGATGCTTTGGAGCCAGATAATCCTATCATTTACGTTAATTCTGGGTTCGAGATGGTTACTGGGTACCTGGCGGAAGAAGTTCTTGGTCGTAACTG TCGTTTTTTGCAATGCCGAGGCCCATATGCTAAGAGAAGGCATCCTCTTGTGGATCCCACTGTAGTTGCTGAGATACGAAGATGCCTTGAATTAGGGATGGAATTTCGAGGAGAGTTGTTAAATTTTAGAAAAGATGGATCGCCAATGATGAATAGattgcatatgacccctatatATGGCGAAGATGAAACTTTAACTCATATAATTGCCATACAGGTTTTTATAGAAGCAAATCTTGATTTGGGTCCCCTTCCAGGGTTGTCAGCCAAGGAATCTGCTGGAGCGTCTGAACTGTTAAGATTTAAATTTTCTTCTCATGGAGCAGTTTCAGATGGAATCAGAAATATTAACCGTGGTGTTTGTGGGATTATGGAGTTAAGTGATGAAGTTTTTGCTCTAAAGATTCTTTCACGGCTGACACCAAGGGATATTGCATCTGTGGGCTCTGTATGTCGGGGATTTTATGAGCTGACAAAGAATGAAGATCTATGGCGATTGGTGTGTCAAAATGCATGGGGCAGTGAAACAACTCAAGTATTAGAAACTGTTTCTGGTGCTAAACGACTAGGGTGGGGAAGATTGGCAAGGGAACTTACCACTCTTGAAGAGTTAGCTTGGAGAAAACTGACTGTTGGAGGCATTGTCGAACCCTCACGTTGCAACTTCAGTGCATGCGCGGTTGGGAGTCGTGTGGTTCTTTTTGGTGGAGAGGGTGTGAACATGCAACCCATGAATGATACTTTCGTGCTGGACCTGAACTCTTGCAAGCCAGAGTGGCAACATTTCAAAGTCAGCTCTCCACCTCCTGGGCGATGGGGTCACACTCTTTCTTGTGTTAATGGTTCTCATCTTGTCCTGTTCGGTGGTTGTGGGAGACAAGGTTTACTTAATGATGTTTTTGTTTTAGATTTGGATGCTAAACATCCCACATGGCGCGAAATATCCAGCTTGGCTCCTCCACTTCCTAGATCTTGGCATAGCTCATGCACCCTTGATGGGACCAAACTGATAGTTTCTGGTGGTTGTGCAGATTCTGGAGTGCTTCTCAGCGACACCTTCTTGCTCGATCTTTCATTGGAAAGACCTGTATGGCGAGAGATACCCGTCACTTGGGCTCCACCTTCAAGATTGGGCCACACATTGTCCGTTTATGGTGGCAGGAAAATATTGATGTTTGGTGGTCTTGCCAAAAGTGGCCCTCTTCGTTTCCGATCAAGTGATGTGTTCACCATGGATTTAAGTGAGGAAGAACCGTGTTGGAGAAGTGTGACTGGGAGTGGCATGCCTGGTTCTGGAAATCCTGGAGGCATCGCTCCTCCTCCTCGACTAGATCACGTGGCTCTGAGTCTTCCTGGTGGTAGGATTGTTGTTTTTGGTGGTTCGGTGGCTGGCCTCCACTCTGCATCCCAGCTCTATATACTAGATCCAATGGAAGAGAAGCCAACATGGAGGATCCTAAATGTTCCGGGGAGACCCCCAAGATTTGTGTGGGGACATAGCACGTGTGTTGTTGGGGGGACGAGAGTTATAGTCCTTGGAGGTCAAACTGGGGAAGAGTGGATGCTAGGGGAGCTTCACGAACTCTCTCTTGCAAGCTCTGTCATCTGA
- the LOC140815671 gene encoding plasma membrane ATPase 4-like isoform X2 codes for MGGLNLEEIKNETVDLEKVPIEEVFEQLKCDREGLSSDEGANRIQIFGPNKLEEKKESKILKFLGFMWNPLSWVMEAAALMAIVLANGNGQPPDWQDFVGIICLLVINSTISFIEENNAGNAAAALMAGLAPKTKVLRDGRWSEQEAAILVPGDIISIKLGDIIPADARLLEGDPLKVDQSALTGESLPVTKNPYDEIFSGSTCKQGEIEAVVIATGVHTFFGKAAHLVDSTHQVGHFQKVLTAIGNFCICSIAVGMLAEIIVMYPIQHRPYRQGIDNLLVLLIGGIPIAMPTVLSVTMAIGSHKLSQQGAITKRMTAIEELAGMDVLCSDKTGTLTLNKLTVDKSLIEVFTKGVDPDHVLLLAARASRTENQDAIDCAIVGTLSDPKEARAGIREVHFFPFNPVDKRTALTYIDSNGNWHRASKGAPEQILTLCNCKEDFKKKVHSVINKFAERGLRSLAVARQEVPEKSKESPGSPWQFVGLLSLFDPPRHDSAETIRRALHLGVNVKMITGDQLAIAKETGRRLGMGVNMYPSASLLGQHKDESIVGLPVEELIEKADGFAGVFPGMSVFSFCSLYTETGNSYVSCWQPEHKYEIVKKLQESKHIVGMTGDGVNDAPALKKADIGIAVADATDAARGASDIVLTEPGLSVIISAVLTSRAIFQRMKNYTIYAVSITIRIVFGFMLIALIWKFDFSPFMVLIIAILNDGTIMTISKDRVKPSPLPDSWKLKEIFATGVVLGGYLAMMTVIFFWLMHNTSFFPDKFGVKDIRKSDNEMMAALYLQVSIVSQALIFVTRSRSWSFVERPGLLLMTAFVIAQAVATLLAVYANWSFARIKGCGWGWAGVIWIYSAVFYVPLDFIKFAIRYILSGNAWKNLYENKTAFTTKKDYGKEEREAQWALAQRTLHGLQPQESSKVFHEKNNYRELSEIAEQAKRRAEIARLRELHTLKGHVESVVKLKGLDIETIQQHYTV; via the exons ATGGGAGGCCTTAATCTTGAAGAGATCAAAAATGAGACTGTTGATCTG GAAAAAGTTCCGATTGAGGAAGTGTTCGAGCAGCTGAAATGCGACCGTGAGGGATTGAGTTCCGATGAAGGAGCCAACAggattcaaatttttggaccCAACAAGTTGGAAGAAAAGAAG GAAAGCAAAATACTCAAGTTTCTTGGTTTCATGTGGAATCCCCTATCATGGGTCATGGAAGCTGCAGCTCTGATGGCTATTGTGCTCGCCAATGGCAACGGACAGCCCCCCGATTGGCAGGACTTCGTTGGCATTATTTGTTTGCTCGTTATCAACTCAACCATAAGTTTCATCGAAGAAAACAACGCTGGAAACGCTGCTGCAGCTCTCATGGCCGGTCTTGCTCCCAAAACTAAG GTCCTCAGAGATGGCAGATGGAGTGAACAAGAAGCAGCCATTCTAGTTCCTGGAGACATTATAAGCATTAAACTCGGAGATATAATCCCTGCCGATGCCCGTCTTCTTGAAGGCGACCCGTTGAAAGTTGATCAATCGGCCCTCACTGGCGAGTCGCTCCCGGTCACCAAGAATCCATATGATGAAATCTTCTCCGGTTCGACTTGCAAACAAGGCGAGATTGAGGCAGTCGTCATCGCCACCGGAGTGCACACATTCTTTGGAAAGGCAGCACATCTTGTGGACAGTACTCATCAAGTTGGGCACTTCCAGAAAGTGCTCACTGCAATAGGAAACTTCTGTATCTGCTCCATAGCTGTTGGCATGCTTGCTGAGATAATCGTCATGTACCCAATTCAGCACAGGCCGTATAGGCAGGGGATTGATAATCTGCTCGTTCTTTTGATTGGAGGGATTCCAATTGCTATGCCTACGGTTTTGTCTGTGACTATGGCTATTGGATCCCACAAGCTGTCACAACAAGGTGCTATTACAAAGAGAATGACTGCCATTGAAGAACTGGCCGGGATGGATGTCCTGTGTAGTGATAAAACCGGCACTCTAACGCTCAATAAGCTGACTGTTGACAAAAGCTTGATTGAGGTCTTCACGAAGGGAGTAGATCCGGATCATGTGTTGCTTCTTGCTGCAAGGGCATCTAGAACCGAAAATCAAGATGCTATTGATTGTGCCATCGTTGGCACACTTTCTGATCCCAAGGAG GCAAGAGCTGGCATCAGAGAGGTGCATTTCTTTCCCTTCAACCCTGTGGACAAGAGGACGGCTTTGACTTATATTGATTCAAATGGGAATTGGCATCGAGCTAGCAAAGGCGCCCCCGAACAA ATTTTAACTCTGTGTAACTGCAAGGAAGACTTCAAGAAAAAGGTTCACTCTGTTATTAATAAATTTGCGGAACGTGGACTTCGGTCATTGGCTGTTGCTAGACAG GAAGTTCCAGAGAAATCGAAGGAAAGTCCTGGTTCTCCATGGCAATTTGTTGGACTTCTATCGCTATTCGATCCTCCCAGACACGACAGTGCAGAGACGATCCGCAGAGCTTTGCATCTTGGTGTGAATGTGAAAATGATTACTG GTGATCAACTTGCCATTGCTAAGGAGACTGGGCGTAGGCTTGGAATGGGAGTTAACATGTATCCATCAGCTTCTTTACTTGGCCAACACAAAGACGAGTCTATAGTTGGCCTTCCCGTGGAAGAACTTATAGAGAAAGCTGACGGATTTGCTGGTGTTTTCCCTGGTATGTCGGTATTCAGTTTTTGCAGTCTTTATACTGAAACTGGAAATTCATACGTTTCTTGTTGGCAACCAGAACACAAATACGAAATTGTGAAGAAGTTGCAAGAGAGTAAGCACATTGTTGGAATGACTGGAGATGGAGTTAACGATGCCCCGGCTCTAAAGAAAGCAGACATTGGAATTGCTGTTGCTGATGCTACCGATGCAGCCAGAGGTGCTTCTGATATCGTGTTGACTGAACCGGGGCTTAGTGTTATTATCAGTGCCGTGCTGACAAGTAGAGCTATTTTTCAGAGAATGAAGAATTACACT ATTTATGCAGTTTCCATCACCATCCGTATTGTG TTTGGCTTCATGCTTATTGCTTTGATTTGGAAGTTCGATTTCTCTCCTTTCATGGTTCTGATCATTGCCATTCTCAACGATG GTACAATTATGACAATTTCCAAGGATAGAGTGAAGCCGTCTCCGTTACCAGATAGCTGGAAACTCAAAGAAATATTTGCCACAGGCGTAGTACTTGGAGGGTACCTTGCAATGATGACTGTTATATTCTTCTGGTTGATGCACAACACGAGCTTCTTCCCG GACAAGTTTGGCGTAAAAGACATTAGAAAGAGTGATAATGAAATGATGGCTGCTCTTTACTTGCAAGTGAGTATCGTTAGCCAGGCCCTCATATTCGTTACCAGATCACGAAGCTGGTCCTTTGTTGAACGCCCTGGTCTCCTGCTGATGACTGCTTTTGTGATCGCCCAGGCG GTTGCAACTCTACTAGCTGTATATGCTAACTGGAGTTTTGCGAGAATAAAAGGCTGCGGCTGGGGATGGGCAGGTGTGATCTGGATTTATAGCGCGGTCTTCTACGTGCCACTAGACTTCATCAAATTCGCTATTCGCTACATCTTAAGTGGGAATGCTTGGAAGAACTTGTATGAAAACAAG ACTGCTTTTACGACTAAAAAAGATTATGGGAAAGAAGAGAGAGAAGCTCAATGGGCTCTGGCTCAGAGAACTTTACATGGACTACAACCACAAGAATCCTCTAAGGTATTCCATGAGAAGAATAATTATAGAGAACTGTCGGAAATCGCAGAACAAGCAAAAAGGAGAGCTGAGATTGCAAG GCTTCGGGAGCTGCACACTTTGAAGGGCCATGTCGAATCAGTCGTGAAGCTCAAGGGGCTCGACATCGAAACCATCCAGCAGCACTATACCGTCTAA
- the LOC140815671 gene encoding plasma membrane ATPase 4-like isoform X1 — MGGLNLEEIKNETVDLEKVPIEEVFEQLKCDREGLSSDEGANRIQIFGPNKLEEKKESKILKFLGFMWNPLSWVMEAAALMAIVLANGNGQPPDWQDFVGIICLLVINSTISFIEENNAGNAAAALMAGLAPKTKVLRDGRWSEQEAAILVPGDIISIKLGDIIPADARLLEGDPLKVDQSALTGESLPVTKNPYDEIFSGSTCKQGEIEAVVIATGVHTFFGKAAHLVDSTHQVGHFQKVLTAIGNFCICSIAVGMLAEIIVMYPIQHRPYRQGIDNLLVLLIGGIPIAMPTVLSVTMAIGSHKLSQQGAITKRMTAIEELAGMDVLCSDKTGTLTLNKLTVDKSLIEVFTKGVDPDHVLLLAARASRTENQDAIDCAIVGTLSDPKEARAGIREVHFFPFNPVDKRTALTYIDSNGNWHRASKGAPEQILTLCNCKEDFKKKVHSVINKFAERGLRSLAVARQEVPEKSKESPGSPWQFVGLLSLFDPPRHDSAETIRRALHLGVNVKMITGDQLAIAKETGRRLGMGVNMYPSASLLGQHKDESIVGLPVEELIEKADGFAGVFPEHKYEIVKKLQESKHIVGMTGDGVNDAPALKKADIGIAVADATDAARGASDIVLTEPGLSVIISAVLTSRAIFQRMKNYTIYAVSITIRIVFGFMLIALIWKFDFSPFMVLIIAILNDGTIMTISKDRVKPSPLPDSWKLKEIFATGVVLGGYLAMMTVIFFWLMHNTSFFPVKFAPYICYRYAEVINSIRFLRPLYKMQDKFGVKDIRKSDNEMMAALYLQVSIVSQALIFVTRSRSWSFVERPGLLLMTAFVIAQAVATLLAVYANWSFARIKGCGWGWAGVIWIYSAVFYVPLDFIKFAIRYILSGNAWKNLYENKTAFTTKKDYGKEEREAQWALAQRTLHGLQPQESSKVFHEKNNYRELSEIAEQAKRRAEIARLRELHTLKGHVESVVKLKGLDIETIQQHYTV, encoded by the exons ATGGGAGGCCTTAATCTTGAAGAGATCAAAAATGAGACTGTTGATCTG GAAAAAGTTCCGATTGAGGAAGTGTTCGAGCAGCTGAAATGCGACCGTGAGGGATTGAGTTCCGATGAAGGAGCCAACAggattcaaatttttggaccCAACAAGTTGGAAGAAAAGAAG GAAAGCAAAATACTCAAGTTTCTTGGTTTCATGTGGAATCCCCTATCATGGGTCATGGAAGCTGCAGCTCTGATGGCTATTGTGCTCGCCAATGGCAACGGACAGCCCCCCGATTGGCAGGACTTCGTTGGCATTATTTGTTTGCTCGTTATCAACTCAACCATAAGTTTCATCGAAGAAAACAACGCTGGAAACGCTGCTGCAGCTCTCATGGCCGGTCTTGCTCCCAAAACTAAG GTCCTCAGAGATGGCAGATGGAGTGAACAAGAAGCAGCCATTCTAGTTCCTGGAGACATTATAAGCATTAAACTCGGAGATATAATCCCTGCCGATGCCCGTCTTCTTGAAGGCGACCCGTTGAAAGTTGATCAATCGGCCCTCACTGGCGAGTCGCTCCCGGTCACCAAGAATCCATATGATGAAATCTTCTCCGGTTCGACTTGCAAACAAGGCGAGATTGAGGCAGTCGTCATCGCCACCGGAGTGCACACATTCTTTGGAAAGGCAGCACATCTTGTGGACAGTACTCATCAAGTTGGGCACTTCCAGAAAGTGCTCACTGCAATAGGAAACTTCTGTATCTGCTCCATAGCTGTTGGCATGCTTGCTGAGATAATCGTCATGTACCCAATTCAGCACAGGCCGTATAGGCAGGGGATTGATAATCTGCTCGTTCTTTTGATTGGAGGGATTCCAATTGCTATGCCTACGGTTTTGTCTGTGACTATGGCTATTGGATCCCACAAGCTGTCACAACAAGGTGCTATTACAAAGAGAATGACTGCCATTGAAGAACTGGCCGGGATGGATGTCCTGTGTAGTGATAAAACCGGCACTCTAACGCTCAATAAGCTGACTGTTGACAAAAGCTTGATTGAGGTCTTCACGAAGGGAGTAGATCCGGATCATGTGTTGCTTCTTGCTGCAAGGGCATCTAGAACCGAAAATCAAGATGCTATTGATTGTGCCATCGTTGGCACACTTTCTGATCCCAAGGAG GCAAGAGCTGGCATCAGAGAGGTGCATTTCTTTCCCTTCAACCCTGTGGACAAGAGGACGGCTTTGACTTATATTGATTCAAATGGGAATTGGCATCGAGCTAGCAAAGGCGCCCCCGAACAA ATTTTAACTCTGTGTAACTGCAAGGAAGACTTCAAGAAAAAGGTTCACTCTGTTATTAATAAATTTGCGGAACGTGGACTTCGGTCATTGGCTGTTGCTAGACAG GAAGTTCCAGAGAAATCGAAGGAAAGTCCTGGTTCTCCATGGCAATTTGTTGGACTTCTATCGCTATTCGATCCTCCCAGACACGACAGTGCAGAGACGATCCGCAGAGCTTTGCATCTTGGTGTGAATGTGAAAATGATTACTG GTGATCAACTTGCCATTGCTAAGGAGACTGGGCGTAGGCTTGGAATGGGAGTTAACATGTATCCATCAGCTTCTTTACTTGGCCAACACAAAGACGAGTCTATAGTTGGCCTTCCCGTGGAAGAACTTATAGAGAAAGCTGACGGATTTGCTGGTGTTTTCCCTG AACACAAATACGAAATTGTGAAGAAGTTGCAAGAGAGTAAGCACATTGTTGGAATGACTGGAGATGGAGTTAACGATGCCCCGGCTCTAAAGAAAGCAGACATTGGAATTGCTGTTGCTGATGCTACCGATGCAGCCAGAGGTGCTTCTGATATCGTGTTGACTGAACCGGGGCTTAGTGTTATTATCAGTGCCGTGCTGACAAGTAGAGCTATTTTTCAGAGAATGAAGAATTACACT ATTTATGCAGTTTCCATCACCATCCGTATTGTG TTTGGCTTCATGCTTATTGCTTTGATTTGGAAGTTCGATTTCTCTCCTTTCATGGTTCTGATCATTGCCATTCTCAACGATG GTACAATTATGACAATTTCCAAGGATAGAGTGAAGCCGTCTCCGTTACCAGATAGCTGGAAACTCAAAGAAATATTTGCCACAGGCGTAGTACTTGGAGGGTACCTTGCAATGATGACTGTTATATTCTTCTGGTTGATGCACAACACGAGCTTCTTCCCGGTAAAGTTTGCTCCATATATTTGTTATAGGTATGCAGAAGtaattaattcaataagattcctCAGACCATTATACAAAATGCAGGACAAGTTTGGCGTAAAAGACATTAGAAAGAGTGATAATGAAATGATGGCTGCTCTTTACTTGCAAGTGAGTATCGTTAGCCAGGCCCTCATATTCGTTACCAGATCACGAAGCTGGTCCTTTGTTGAACGCCCTGGTCTCCTGCTGATGACTGCTTTTGTGATCGCCCAGGCG GTTGCAACTCTACTAGCTGTATATGCTAACTGGAGTTTTGCGAGAATAAAAGGCTGCGGCTGGGGATGGGCAGGTGTGATCTGGATTTATAGCGCGGTCTTCTACGTGCCACTAGACTTCATCAAATTCGCTATTCGCTACATCTTAAGTGGGAATGCTTGGAAGAACTTGTATGAAAACAAG ACTGCTTTTACGACTAAAAAAGATTATGGGAAAGAAGAGAGAGAAGCTCAATGGGCTCTGGCTCAGAGAACTTTACATGGACTACAACCACAAGAATCCTCTAAGGTATTCCATGAGAAGAATAATTATAGAGAACTGTCGGAAATCGCAGAACAAGCAAAAAGGAGAGCTGAGATTGCAAG GCTTCGGGAGCTGCACACTTTGAAGGGCCATGTCGAATCAGTCGTGAAGCTCAAGGGGCTCGACATCGAAACCATCCAGCAGCACTATACCGTCTAA
- the LOC140815671 gene encoding plasma membrane ATPase 4-like isoform X3: protein MGGLNLEEIKNETVDLEKVPIEEVFEQLKCDREGLSSDEGANRIQIFGPNKLEEKKESKILKFLGFMWNPLSWVMEAAALMAIVLANGNGQPPDWQDFVGIICLLVINSTISFIEENNAGNAAAALMAGLAPKTKVLRDGRWSEQEAAILVPGDIISIKLGDIIPADARLLEGDPLKVDQSALTGESLPVTKNPYDEIFSGSTCKQGEIEAVVIATGVHTFFGKAAHLVDSTHQVGHFQKVLTAIGNFCICSIAVGMLAEIIVMYPIQHRPYRQGIDNLLVLLIGGIPIAMPTVLSVTMAIGSHKLSQQGAITKRMTAIEELAGMDVLCSDKTGTLTLNKLTVDKSLIEVFTKGVDPDHVLLLAARASRTENQDAIDCAIVGTLSDPKEARAGIREVHFFPFNPVDKRTALTYIDSNGNWHRASKGAPEQILTLCNCKEDFKKKVHSVINKFAERGLRSLAVARQEVPEKSKESPGSPWQFVGLLSLFDPPRHDSAETIRRALHLGVNVKMITGDQLAIAKETGRRLGMGVNMYPSASLLGQHKDESIVGLPVEELIEKADGFAGVFPEHKYEIVKKLQESKHIVGMTGDGVNDAPALKKADIGIAVADATDAARGASDIVLTEPGLSVIISAVLTSRAIFQRMKNYTIYAVSITIRIVFGFMLIALIWKFDFSPFMVLIIAILNDGTIMTISKDRVKPSPLPDSWKLKEIFATGVVLGGYLAMMTVIFFWLMHNTSFFPDKFGVKDIRKSDNEMMAALYLQVSIVSQALIFVTRSRSWSFVERPGLLLMTAFVIAQAVATLLAVYANWSFARIKGCGWGWAGVIWIYSAVFYVPLDFIKFAIRYILSGNAWKNLYENKTAFTTKKDYGKEEREAQWALAQRTLHGLQPQESSKVFHEKNNYRELSEIAEQAKRRAEIARLRELHTLKGHVESVVKLKGLDIETIQQHYTV, encoded by the exons ATGGGAGGCCTTAATCTTGAAGAGATCAAAAATGAGACTGTTGATCTG GAAAAAGTTCCGATTGAGGAAGTGTTCGAGCAGCTGAAATGCGACCGTGAGGGATTGAGTTCCGATGAAGGAGCCAACAggattcaaatttttggaccCAACAAGTTGGAAGAAAAGAAG GAAAGCAAAATACTCAAGTTTCTTGGTTTCATGTGGAATCCCCTATCATGGGTCATGGAAGCTGCAGCTCTGATGGCTATTGTGCTCGCCAATGGCAACGGACAGCCCCCCGATTGGCAGGACTTCGTTGGCATTATTTGTTTGCTCGTTATCAACTCAACCATAAGTTTCATCGAAGAAAACAACGCTGGAAACGCTGCTGCAGCTCTCATGGCCGGTCTTGCTCCCAAAACTAAG GTCCTCAGAGATGGCAGATGGAGTGAACAAGAAGCAGCCATTCTAGTTCCTGGAGACATTATAAGCATTAAACTCGGAGATATAATCCCTGCCGATGCCCGTCTTCTTGAAGGCGACCCGTTGAAAGTTGATCAATCGGCCCTCACTGGCGAGTCGCTCCCGGTCACCAAGAATCCATATGATGAAATCTTCTCCGGTTCGACTTGCAAACAAGGCGAGATTGAGGCAGTCGTCATCGCCACCGGAGTGCACACATTCTTTGGAAAGGCAGCACATCTTGTGGACAGTACTCATCAAGTTGGGCACTTCCAGAAAGTGCTCACTGCAATAGGAAACTTCTGTATCTGCTCCATAGCTGTTGGCATGCTTGCTGAGATAATCGTCATGTACCCAATTCAGCACAGGCCGTATAGGCAGGGGATTGATAATCTGCTCGTTCTTTTGATTGGAGGGATTCCAATTGCTATGCCTACGGTTTTGTCTGTGACTATGGCTATTGGATCCCACAAGCTGTCACAACAAGGTGCTATTACAAAGAGAATGACTGCCATTGAAGAACTGGCCGGGATGGATGTCCTGTGTAGTGATAAAACCGGCACTCTAACGCTCAATAAGCTGACTGTTGACAAAAGCTTGATTGAGGTCTTCACGAAGGGAGTAGATCCGGATCATGTGTTGCTTCTTGCTGCAAGGGCATCTAGAACCGAAAATCAAGATGCTATTGATTGTGCCATCGTTGGCACACTTTCTGATCCCAAGGAG GCAAGAGCTGGCATCAGAGAGGTGCATTTCTTTCCCTTCAACCCTGTGGACAAGAGGACGGCTTTGACTTATATTGATTCAAATGGGAATTGGCATCGAGCTAGCAAAGGCGCCCCCGAACAA ATTTTAACTCTGTGTAACTGCAAGGAAGACTTCAAGAAAAAGGTTCACTCTGTTATTAATAAATTTGCGGAACGTGGACTTCGGTCATTGGCTGTTGCTAGACAG GAAGTTCCAGAGAAATCGAAGGAAAGTCCTGGTTCTCCATGGCAATTTGTTGGACTTCTATCGCTATTCGATCCTCCCAGACACGACAGTGCAGAGACGATCCGCAGAGCTTTGCATCTTGGTGTGAATGTGAAAATGATTACTG GTGATCAACTTGCCATTGCTAAGGAGACTGGGCGTAGGCTTGGAATGGGAGTTAACATGTATCCATCAGCTTCTTTACTTGGCCAACACAAAGACGAGTCTATAGTTGGCCTTCCCGTGGAAGAACTTATAGAGAAAGCTGACGGATTTGCTGGTGTTTTCCCTG AACACAAATACGAAATTGTGAAGAAGTTGCAAGAGAGTAAGCACATTGTTGGAATGACTGGAGATGGAGTTAACGATGCCCCGGCTCTAAAGAAAGCAGACATTGGAATTGCTGTTGCTGATGCTACCGATGCAGCCAGAGGTGCTTCTGATATCGTGTTGACTGAACCGGGGCTTAGTGTTATTATCAGTGCCGTGCTGACAAGTAGAGCTATTTTTCAGAGAATGAAGAATTACACT ATTTATGCAGTTTCCATCACCATCCGTATTGTG TTTGGCTTCATGCTTATTGCTTTGATTTGGAAGTTCGATTTCTCTCCTTTCATGGTTCTGATCATTGCCATTCTCAACGATG GTACAATTATGACAATTTCCAAGGATAGAGTGAAGCCGTCTCCGTTACCAGATAGCTGGAAACTCAAAGAAATATTTGCCACAGGCGTAGTACTTGGAGGGTACCTTGCAATGATGACTGTTATATTCTTCTGGTTGATGCACAACACGAGCTTCTTCCCG GACAAGTTTGGCGTAAAAGACATTAGAAAGAGTGATAATGAAATGATGGCTGCTCTTTACTTGCAAGTGAGTATCGTTAGCCAGGCCCTCATATTCGTTACCAGATCACGAAGCTGGTCCTTTGTTGAACGCCCTGGTCTCCTGCTGATGACTGCTTTTGTGATCGCCCAGGCG GTTGCAACTCTACTAGCTGTATATGCTAACTGGAGTTTTGCGAGAATAAAAGGCTGCGGCTGGGGATGGGCAGGTGTGATCTGGATTTATAGCGCGGTCTTCTACGTGCCACTAGACTTCATCAAATTCGCTATTCGCTACATCTTAAGTGGGAATGCTTGGAAGAACTTGTATGAAAACAAG ACTGCTTTTACGACTAAAAAAGATTATGGGAAAGAAGAGAGAGAAGCTCAATGGGCTCTGGCTCAGAGAACTTTACATGGACTACAACCACAAGAATCCTCTAAGGTATTCCATGAGAAGAATAATTATAGAGAACTGTCGGAAATCGCAGAACAAGCAAAAAGGAGAGCTGAGATTGCAAG GCTTCGGGAGCTGCACACTTTGAAGGGCCATGTCGAATCAGTCGTGAAGCTCAAGGGGCTCGACATCGAAACCATCCAGCAGCACTATACCGTCTAA